From a region of the Coprococcus comes ATCC 27758 genome:
- a CDS encoding RNA polymerase sigma factor, which yields MIDAIAFKELYKTVYQDLYRFALCMMHHPQDAEDAVSEAVLSAYENIHKLRKEEAFRSWIFQILANVCRRKLKSRERTETELKEDHASATYCDGLRTDVERAFLILDEDDQLIIGLSVYGGYNSKEIGKMLRLNPNTVRSRRKRALEKMSWLLKE from the coding sequence ATGATCGATGCAATTGCATTTAAAGAATTATATAAGACGGTTTATCAGGATCTGTATCGTTTTGCGCTCTGCATGATGCATCATCCGCAGGATGCAGAAGACGCCGTCAGTGAAGCCGTTCTTTCCGCCTATGAGAACATACATAAATTACGCAAAGAAGAAGCATTCCGTTCCTGGATCTTTCAGATTCTGGCAAATGTGTGCCGCCGGAAGTTAAAGAGCCGTGAACGGACCGAGACCGAGCTGAAAGAAGATCATGCTTCTGCCACATACTGTGACGGACTCCGCACAGATGTCGAGCGTGCTTTTCTTATTCTCGATGAAGACGATCAGCTGATCATCGGCTTATCCGTCTATGGCGGTTACAACAGTAAAGAGATCGGAAAAATGCTAAGGCTGAACCCGAATACAGTCCGCTCCCGCAGAAAGCGTGCCCTCGAAAAGATGAGCTGGCTTCTGAAAGAGTAG
- a CDS encoding hydratase, protein MVKLYEGGAYLLHGTEVIADAPDALAAVKSKTGIETTKEAAAKETMAYGILSAHNTSGNMQQLQIKFDKLTSHDITFVGIIQTARASGLEKFPIPYVLTNCHNSLCAVGGTINEDDHMFGLTCAKKYGGVYVPPHQAVIHQFAREMLAGGGKMILGSDSHTRYGALGTMAMGEGGPELVKQLLNKTYDIKMPGVVGIYLDGEPVKGVGPQDVALAIIGATFGNGYVNNKVMEFVGPGVGKLSADFRIGIDVMTTETTCLSSIWRTDDKIKEFYDIHGRSDDFRELEPGAVAYYDGLVYVNLSEIKPMIAMPFHPSNVYTIEDVNANLADVLHDVEQRALVSLDGAVDYSLQDKIVNGKLYVDQGIIAGCAGGGFENICAAADIIRGKYIGSDEFTFSVYPASTPIYMELVKNGAVADLMEAGTIVKTAFCGPCFGAGDTPANNAFSIRHSTRNFPNREGSKLQSGQIASVALMDARSIAATAANKGFLTPATDFDIEYKNPTYHFDSRIYANRVFDSHGVADPSVEIKFGPNIKDWPAMSALPENLILKVVSEIHDPVTTTDELIPSGETSSYRSNPLGLAEFALSRKDPAYVGRAKEVQKAQKAIEAGTCPLDVLDELKPVMAAIQKSYPEVGKGNIGVGSTIFAVKPGDGSAREQAASCQKVLGGWANIANEYATKRYRSNLINWGMLPFITEEEHTKLSFRNGDYLFVPDIRKAVEDKASTIKAYVVGDDLKEIDLKLGDLTDAEREIILKGCLINYYRG, encoded by the coding sequence ATGGTGAAATTATACGAAGGCGGTGCCTATCTTTTACACGGTACTGAGGTAATTGCAGATGCACCCGATGCACTTGCTGCCGTAAAAAGCAAGACAGGTATTGAGACAACAAAAGAAGCTGCTGCAAAAGAGACAATGGCTTATGGGATCTTAAGTGCGCATAATACTTCCGGTAATATGCAGCAGCTTCAGATCAAATTTGACAAGCTGACTTCGCACGACATTACCTTTGTCGGAATCATCCAGACTGCAAGAGCATCCGGACTGGAGAAATTCCCGATCCCTTATGTTCTGACCAACTGCCATAACTCTCTGTGTGCAGTCGGCGGTACGATCAATGAAGATGACCACATGTTTGGACTGACCTGTGCGAAGAAGTACGGCGGTGTCTATGTTCCGCCTCATCAGGCCGTTATCCACCAGTTTGCCCGTGAAATGCTCGCAGGCGGCGGCAAGATGATCCTTGGTTCTGACAGCCACACCCGTTATGGTGCACTCGGTACCATGGCAATGGGAGAGGGCGGACCGGAACTTGTAAAACAGCTTCTGAACAAGACTTATGATATCAAGATGCCGGGCGTTGTCGGAATCTATCTGGACGGCGAACCGGTAAAAGGTGTCGGACCACAGGACGTTGCCCTTGCGATCATCGGCGCAACCTTCGGCAATGGCTATGTCAATAACAAGGTCATGGAATTTGTCGGACCTGGCGTTGGCAAATTAAGTGCAGACTTCCGTATCGGAATCGATGTTATGACGACAGAGACAACCTGCCTTTCTTCTATCTGGAGAACCGATGACAAGATCAAAGAGTTCTACGATATCCACGGAAGAAGTGATGACTTCAGGGAACTGGAGCCTGGCGCAGTCGCTTACTATGACGGTCTTGTATACGTCAATTTGAGTGAGATCAAGCCTATGATCGCCATGCCGTTCCATCCGTCCAATGTCTACACCATCGAGGATGTCAATGCCAACCTTGCAGATGTTCTCCATGATGTAGAGCAGCGCGCACTGGTAAGCCTGGACGGTGCTGTGGATTACTCTCTTCAGGACAAGATCGTAAATGGTAAGCTTTATGTCGATCAGGGTATCATCGCAGGCTGTGCCGGCGGCGGTTTTGAAAATATCTGTGCTGCCGCAGACATCATCCGTGGCAAATACATCGGATCAGATGAATTTACCTTCAGTGTTTACCCGGCAAGTACACCGATCTACATGGAGCTTGTGAAAAATGGTGCGGTTGCTGACCTGATGGAAGCCGGTACGATCGTGAAGACTGCCTTCTGCGGACCATGCTTCGGTGCAGGGGATACTCCGGCAAACAATGCATTTTCCATCCGTCACTCTACCCGTAACTTCCCGAACCGTGAAGGAAGCAAGCTGCAGAGTGGACAGATCGCATCTGTTGCCCTTATGGATGCACGTTCCATTGCCGCAACTGCTGCGAACAAAGGTTTCCTTACTCCGGCAACAGATTTTGATATTGAATACAAGAACCCGACCTACCACTTTGATTCCAGAATTTACGCCAACCGTGTATTTGACAGCCACGGCGTTGCTGATCCTTCGGTTGAGATCAAATTCGGACCGAACATCAAAGACTGGCCGGCAATGAGCGCTCTTCCTGAGAATCTGATCCTGAAGGTCGTATCTGAGATCCACGATCCGGTTACAACGACAGACGAACTGATCCCGTCCGGCGAGACTTCTTCTTATCGTTCCAACCCGCTTGGACTTGCTGAATTTGCACTTTCCCGAAAGGATCCTGCCTATGTAGGACGCGCGAAAGAAGTCCAGAAAGCCCAGAAAGCGATTGAAGCAGGTACTTGTCCACTGGATGTACTGGATGAATTAAAACCGGTGATGGCAGCAATCCAGAAGTCTTATCCGGAAGTCGGCAAAGGAAATATCGGTGTCGGAAGTACCATTTTCGCGGTCAAACCTGGTGATGGTTCTGCCCGTGAGCAGGCTGCTTCCTGCCAGAAGGTTCTCGGCGGCTGGGCGAATATCGCGAATGAGTACGCAACCAAACGTTACCGCTCGAACCTGATCAACTGGGGCATGCTTCCGTTTATTACCGAAGAGGAACACACAAAGCTTTCTTTCAGGAACGGTGACTATCTCTTCGTGCCGGATATCCGCAAAGCAGTAGAAGATAAAGCTTCCACGATCAAGGCTTATGTCGTAGGCGATGATCTGAAGGAGATTGATCTGAAGCTCGGTGATCTGACGGATGCAGAACGTGAGATCATCCTCAAAGGATGTCTGATCAATTATTACAGAGGTTAA
- a CDS encoding PucR family transcriptional regulator: protein MLSNQILQRTINEIGDIIECNCSIWNTDGVMLAAVGKEKPAVKKAVCSFLKELEITGVAEEHLDECYGLFPVYDDDELTYIFVIEHNNEIDVHTSGRLSVCQLESLLRSGSERLDRNRFIQNLLLDNLLLVDIYNQAKKLGITVEQRRVVYLIEPKNPDDTIVLDMIRGIYSSGTGDFVTAVDEGHIILIKSLDSTDDYDTIRSTADMLVNAINTEAMVNVRLSFGTIIPELKEVSQSYKEAGMALDVGRIFYPERNILSYRELGIGRLIHQLPVSLCEMFLEEVFAGNTVDQFDEETLSTVDKFFENSLNISETARQLFVHRNTLVYRLEKIQKQTGLDVRVFEDALTFKIALMVADHMKFIENRK from the coding sequence TTGTTATCCAACCAGATTTTACAGAGAACAATCAATGAAATAGGGGATATCATCGAGTGTAACTGTTCCATCTGGAACACAGACGGAGTGATGCTTGCAGCTGTAGGTAAGGAGAAGCCTGCAGTAAAAAAAGCTGTCTGCTCATTTTTAAAAGAGCTGGAGATTACCGGCGTAGCGGAGGAGCACCTGGATGAATGCTATGGTCTGTTCCCGGTTTATGATGATGATGAACTGACTTATATTTTCGTGATTGAGCACAATAATGAGATTGATGTGCATACCAGCGGACGCTTAAGTGTCTGCCAGCTGGAGAGCCTTTTAAGATCCGGAAGCGAACGTCTTGACCGTAACCGTTTTATCCAGAACCTGCTCCTGGATAACCTGCTCCTCGTAGATATCTACAATCAGGCGAAAAAGCTTGGTATTACAGTTGAGCAGCGCAGAGTCGTCTATCTGATCGAACCGAAGAATCCGGATGACACGATCGTCCTGGATATGATCCGTGGGATTTATTCCTCGGGAACCGGTGATTTTGTTACTGCCGTAGATGAGGGACATATTATTCTGATCAAGTCCCTTGACAGTACGGATGATTATGATACGATCCGTTCGACTGCTGATATGCTGGTGAATGCGATCAACACCGAAGCTATGGTCAATGTCCGGCTTTCCTTCGGAACCATCATTCCCGAACTCAAAGAGGTCTCACAGTCTTACAAAGAAGCTGGCATGGCTCTGGATGTGGGACGTATCTTCTATCCGGAACGCAATATTTTATCCTACCGCGAACTCGGTATCGGACGGCTGATCCACCAGCTTCCCGTTTCCTTATGCGAGATGTTCCTGGAAGAAGTATTTGCCGGAAATACCGTTGATCAGTTTGACGAAGAAACCTTATCCACAGTTGATAAATTTTTTGAAAACAGCCTGAATATTTCGGAGACAGCGAGACAGCTTTTCGTCCACCGGAATACGCTCGTCTACCGGCTGGAGAAGATCCAGAAGCAGACCGGGCTGGATGTCAGAGTCTTTGAGGACGCCCTGACATTTAAGATTGCTTTGATGGTCGCAGACCACATGAAATTTATAGAAAACAGAAAATAG
- a CDS encoding signal peptidase I, translated as MKRTKKKKSPVAAFCSALGTVLLTVLILACIPLTLPKAFGFQMYTVISGSMEPAIPTGSLVYVRHEEPDTIVKDDVIAFYSNNADGSIITHRVVSNSPAMGQFITKGDANEEKDMNPIPYNNYIGKVKLSVPVVGGIAQAATGTAGKIAAASIIGLAVILEIVAAMLDRRDDEDE; from the coding sequence TTGAAGAGAACGAAGAAAAAGAAAAGCCCGGTGGCTGCATTTTGCAGTGCACTGGGCACTGTTTTACTGACAGTACTGATTCTTGCCTGTATTCCGCTGACGCTTCCGAAAGCTTTTGGTTTTCAGATGTACACCGTGATCAGTGGGAGCATGGAACCGGCGATCCCGACGGGAAGCCTGGTCTATGTCCGGCATGAAGAACCAGACACGATCGTCAAAGATGATGTCATTGCTTTTTACAGCAACAATGCAGACGGCTCGATCATCACCCACCGTGTAGTATCCAACAGCCCGGCGATGGGACAGTTTATCACCAAAGGGGATGCCAATGAGGAAAAAGATATGAATCCGATCCCTTACAACAACTACATCGGAAAAGTAAAGCTTTCTGTTCCGGTTGTCGGCGGTATCGCACAGGCTGCAACCGGCACTGCCGGAAAGATTGCCGCCGCATCCATCATCGGTCTTGCTGTGATTCTTGAAATCGTTGCTGCCATGCTTGACAGACGCGATGACGAAGACGAATAA